A window of Grus americana isolate bGruAme1 chromosome 15, bGruAme1.mat, whole genome shotgun sequence genomic DNA:
CTGGGAAGCTAATTGTTCTGTCATTGTTACGTGGCTACTGATGCAGTCATCAGTTTTGACTTTGTCATCACGTACTTGGAGCAGCATCAAGGACAAACCCCATAGTAGCCCAATTATTCTTTTAGGATATCATTCATCTCTTCCACTACAAACAAGATCCCATCCCAATTGTTTCAATTAGCATTCATGACTTCAGAGAAGATCCTTAGGAAAAACAAATCTCTACACAGCGTAAGACCACGTAATGGCACAAAATATGTTTGGAAAATCTTTCCACAAGCGTGCTTGCTGTTCTAGAAGGTAGTCACCCAAGATCATGCTCTCATTTAGTGTTCTTACTTACCTTACCGTGTCTTTTGCCTTTACACCAATAGCCAATGTAAGAAACAGGACAAGTACCACTCCTGAAAAATCCAAATCCATGCCTAACTCCATTCTTGATTGATCCTTCATAAATGCTGCCATCATTCCACGTATAACGGCCACTAAACATCAGCACATTCTTAACAAATGTTCCCTAAAAGATTAAattacaacatttaaaaaactaaGACTCACTGTTCCCCAACTATCTGAGAGAAGTCAGGCTTGTGATTGAAATCACTGCCGTAGTTCTGCAGTTGCCACCCATGCTGTACCAATTATTGCAACTTATCTACTTTCGTTGAATTTGCACAGCTAATTGGCTGTAATTGTGTTCAGTTATAAGTCAAATTGCATGTTACCTCATACTTCACTCCATCAGCCCACGTGTAAGTCCCTTGTCCGTGCATAAGCCCTCCAGAAAACATGCCCTTCAAAATGAAGAGAACAGCATTGTTTGCAAATTTATTCTTACAACTGAAGCCTAGAGTGACTTTGTAAGACTTCAAAATAATGACGTTAATTGCCCTCCAACTACTAGtttcaaatgcagttttaatACCAGAAACCAACAGAGCTTTCAATGCTTACACATGCTCTACCTCCacctattttaaaagaaatagccTGCCTGTTCTAGAGAAAGACCTtgatcaactttttttttttaaatttaaacactCACCTTATATGTATTTCCCCCCTCAAAAGATGCAAATCCTTCACCCTCATACAATCCATGGACTTTTTCACCTTCATAGctacaaggaaaacaaactaaagATGAAGATTTCAAGTCACTGCCAGTAGACCTAAATCTCTACAGACGTACAATAACTGACCGTTGATTTACCATGGTCTACACACAGGCCAGTTGTTGCATCTTGCATAGAAAAATGAGCTACAAGACTTCAAATTTTTTGCACCTTCCTTGTAATATTTCGCATAATTGTTGTTTTGCCTCTCACCCATATTTCTTTCAATTAAGAAAACAAGCACATTGCTAGCATTTACTGGCTTACAACCACGCAACTAGGTCTGAATAACCCAATTCACTGCCTCAAATCAAGAGTCAAATCTGTGTTTGAATGACATTGGGTACACCAGAGATACTTAAATGAGAATTCTTGACTTCACTAATGTAACAAGCATACCTTTTCACAATAACTTGAGTAAGAACAGGCACCTCGTAGTACTGAGGAACATCTTGGGCTGGAGGTTCCTCTACCTCCTCTGGTTCTTTATCCGCTATCACTGGTGGATTTGCCTGTGTTTCTTCCACTCCATTCACTGAGGTCTCCAAATCTGTCAGCTTTGTTGAACTACTCTCAGCTGTAACATCTTGTACAGGAATAGGAGGACGTACAGATCTTTCTGCCTTCTTGCCATCTTTCTTCTTATCCTTTGCCATAACTACTTAATCGTTTCAACATGTATTTTCCTCCTGAACGTTTACTGTCTTGTGTAAAGATTTTTCCCCCTATAATctatttgataaaaaaaaacaaaccagcaacaacaaaagagctaactacatgaaaaattattaacCTTTTCTTAATTATACATGCATGTATTTTAAGTTATTTCTGCCGTAACGGTTCCTGAATGTAGTGGTTTCAAGTTTGTGGTAGGCAGACCACAGGGCTAACAGGAAGCGATGCCTGTGAATTACCTCTAAGAAGTCCATCAAAACCACGACAACACTTCTGTTGTAAATAGAATTACTTCTGCTACACAGCAGTCTCCGTCTTTACTAGAAGATTTTTAGGTGTCTAGATATAATCATGTGGAAAAGTTGAAAAAGATACGAGTCTGGTGAGTTTCTTGAAAGTTACAGCATTGGCATTATTGATTTAACTTGCCTTTAACGCTATGAGTTGCAGATTGAACCACAACAGAGAATAACCAGTATGGCAAAATAACTTTTCCTAAGCTAATTAAGAGCAACCCGAAGGTTACAGGACTGCTTGAACAGCTGCAATCATAATTCCCACTCGTTTCACAGACTGATCATCACTGTTTTGTAACACAAGAATCAAATCCGCGTGCTGCAGTGGTGAGGGCTGACAGGGACAGCCTCAAGCAACCGCCATGTTCTCACCACTGTTTGCTTCCAGCCGCCGCCTCGTTCCACTCGGGCAATTACAGTATCAGGTCAACTGCGCGAAGGGCCCGAGTGGGAGAGCGAGGGCAGACTGGTGCTGGAAGCCTTTCCCGCCCGCAAGGGAGCCCCACCAGCCCACGGAGCTCCCCACCGCCCCAGGCCGCCGCCCCTCGCCTCACAACCGCCGCGGTCCCCGCGCCGCGCAGCCGCAGTGCGGCGATGGCTGCCGTTACCATACCAACCGCGCTGCCGGCGGCACCGGGCCCGTCCCCACCACCCCACAGGCCGGGGAGGAACAGCCCCACCGGGGGTAAATCCCTCCGGGCGTCCCCTCCGCGGTGCCCGGGACGCCCCACGCTCGAGGAGGGCACTGCGGTAGTAGCCAGGCTAGCCCACCCCTGAGGAGAGCCGGTCCTCGGGCTTGCTTCAAGTCAGGAGAGTCTTTCTGCCTTACCCTGGCCCAGAGGGAACCAGCCTTGTCTGGGTTCGTTTTAATACAGTAGAACCATGGATGGACGATTGCACGTGTTCCAGACAGAATACAGACAATTTATTCGTGGTATTTGGCCCGTTCACACGTGTGACAGTTACAGACAATGCGTATACGGTTCTGTCTAAGCCCACCGCATCAGCCCCACAGCCCAGAGAAGTGAAGTgccaggcacagggcagcagcatcaCAGCCGCACAGCTCCATGAGCGGTAAATAGAGCTGCTAAGGAAAAGGgatcaataaaaacaaagatcTCTTAGGTCAGATCTTGGTCttacagaaagggaagaggtTAGCTATTTGTTTTAAGGGATTTGTGATtcaaaaagacaattttctaACTATTGTGGTTCTACTCAGATAGAATTTGGACTGACCTGATCAGCAATGCCTGGTGAGACagcttttttccattcattctCAGAGAAGGAATcccagttcttaaaaaaaaataaaatgtttggaaTATGGATGGGAACAATGctaattaaaagtaaatatgcCAGATGAATTATTCTAGTCAAGCACTGAACATGGATGCCAGTAAATTAATCATTAAATGCAATATTAATGCTTGAAGTAACTTTCTAATGAAACCCAGCTTtactataaggaaaaaaaaatttcacttgtgtatcatttacattttctttaaaattatcgTATACAGGATGTATAAACATAGAAAGTTAGTATTTGTTTTATGGCATTACTTGAGTGTTAAATTCACATTCCACTTTAAGAATTAGTATATTTGCTATGAGTGACATTCACCTACTCTGGatctttatatataaacatttattttttaaaagtcttgattacaaaaataataaacacagtaaatcacaataaaataaatgttatttacaCATTAATTCCAGTATGTTGATATTGTTGACTTGATAGAGATAATGACAAAACCCTGCTGAATGCCTTTAAGTGTTATTGTCTTCAAATTTGAAGTGGGCTAAAATTTTTATACTCAAAATAAGAGAGTCATGATAAAAGCTCAAAATATCACCaagaattaaaatcaaaactgttAACAAACAGAAACTGACTTATTCTGGTGAAATCAAGTCTAAACTGACTATGTGTCTCATAGTAGGCCTTCCATGGGGGCAGTTCCAGGGATGCTCAATCTCACCCATGTGGGTGACCAGTTTTCTCATTTCCTGCACATTCAGTGCTGTTCCAATCATCACctacaagggaaaaaaccccacaaaactattattatttcctttctccagactgacAACTGACACAGATAAGAGCAGTACTTTGGCTACTACAGCACATAAATATTGCACAAGgcattaaaagcagaaagacaagATGACCAGAAGACAAAATACAGCTAAGCATGTTTGTATGTGCACTAGtttgaaacaaaatcaaaaacTAACATAAATTTTTCCCAAGTTACAGTAGACAAAAACACAAGGAACAAAATGACAGATAGTAGCTGTTGACACTCAGTAGTAAATAAACTTCCCCTGCAATATATATAGATACAGCCACCCAtaacacaacagaaaatatggtatttatttgaaaacaagcaTCAAGTGCTATACTTACAGACTTTCTGCAAGCTCGAGAAGCAAACATCTGTCTGACCCTGGAGGGCCTACACATGACTCCGGGGCAGTCACTTAACATGAAGATCAGCTCATCTATGTCTTGTGGACCAAAAGTCCAGTTTTTGCTTGTCGGCAACGATATTAATTTAACTCTTTGAGTTACGGGAGCTGAAACATTTgcaataattaataaaaaaaccagagcATTACACAAAATTACCTCTTTGAGAGAAAAATTGAGAAACTACTTTGATATATTATTATGGTGTGGCCTGCATATATACAAATGTTTAAATTTAGTCTTTTGATGGATGTTATTAACTAACCACAGTGGTAACTATGGCAGGTATCCTTTtaactttaacaaaaaaaaattgcttgtgaACTCAGATCTAATTTCTGATGAACCCTTCAATTTCAAAGAACAAATGGTTTATGAAGCTATTTTGCAATTATGTGACTACAAAATAATTGAGGATTTTTGTTGGTAAAAGATTGATAATTAATAGCATTTTAGGCAAAAATTGGAGATTCTGGAATGAAGCATATGGAAAAAGGCTGTAGTGACTTCACAAATACCAAAGTGGTAACACACAGCACTTTCATTATTGTTGCTGTATAAGGAAAACAGTAAGGAGCCTGCAGGTAACACAATTTGCTCAAAAGTACACAGCAAGTCAATGCTAAAGCCATAAGGAAACCTAGAGAACATTATTTACCAATGGTATCTATTAATTTAAAGTTACTAGACTTATTTGCCTGCACCTAACCCTACTGGGACCTGCAAGTGTACCAATATAACAAAAGGATTTTTGTGTAAAACGTCCAGAAAAGACACATCTAGCCACACAGTCAGTGACTCCAAAGAGTCTTCAGAAACTTCTATAAAAAGATGGTGAGAGAAATACTCTACAACATTCTGTTAAATAGTGCAAAGAGACCACAGAATTGTAACTCTTAAAAACCAAATACTATAATGCACGTTATTTCAAAGTTTCTGCTAACTACCAAAAGAGATTTTTAcataataaatgagatgaaacCATTGAACTTTTTACTTCCAGTATTTCTGGCCCAAACTCACCATTTTCATTTATGACAAAATCAAACccattttttctgaatatttccagGTTTTCAATCAATACAGTTTCATTTACAGCTGTTAAATTGAGATTTTGAGgcctgaaagacagaaaaatatggTATTGCATAGGTATACAGTGCAGGCCACTTAAGACAGGTTTCAGAAGCAATCTAGAGATACTAATACAGAGCTCtattaaaacatttcactttgttaaaaaaaaccaaaatctcaTTACTGAACAGATCTCTTTCAAGCATTTCTCCAAGAGTTAAGACGGTTGGGCAGCACTCCCTGTTGCAGTAGCAGCCTCCGATATCCCCAATGAATAACCGTGGGTGGCCGTGTACACCCACTGTGAAATCTGTCTGACCACTGACTTGCTGCATGGCTACAACTGTTATctgtgcaatttatttttcatgtgaagaTTGACTCTTTGAAACACAGAATATAAAAACAACTTTTGTCTTAAGTCTTTCGAATGTGTGAAATgctacataaatatatataatcatAGATATCCTCGTGCAACATTGaattaaacttaaaaattattagtgttaaaacactgaaaatacttACACTATCAGCTTCTGACCTTGAAGAACAGTGTGTTGTTGTAGCATCTCAAAGTTGTATTTCTCATCAGTAGCATGTTGGTCAATTATGAAAAGATCAGAATTCAACTTGACTATTATAAACCCTAAATTGAACTGGccaattatttccatttttgcaaacatttctttactgtATGTAGAAAATATAAACAGATTATAAATTACACCTCATCAGTTTTCAGGTTAGACTGTAAAacttaaaaacatctttttctcctctgcagaacacaatttaaaaaaaaaaatcatttaagcaGGATATGAATGTGAAAAAGCACAGTTATCTGGAATCTGCCACTGACTGATGAGGCCATTTCTGGCAGAACACAATCCATCACTAAGACAGAACTTGTTCGGGATTCTCCCATTTTAAATAGAGCCACTGGTGGTGACAAAATTAGAAATGGGCAGTATGGCAATAGTCCAAGTGATCAACACTGAAAGCAGCATCACAGTTTTGAAGTAAGGAAGCTGACATACTTGCCTTCTTTTTGCAATTAGGCGGCTTTCCTAACACGTTTTATAAtccaaaattaataaattatacGCTTTTACTGTCCAGTGACCACCTGAATGTAACTTATTTTCACAGCCATGTTTCTCTGACTACACTGCAAATTACAAGTCTGAAGTAAGCCAAATTGATGATGTTTGTGGCTTTCTTTCTAGTGTCTTTTACACATTCCGTTTGCACTTAGTTCAAACAGCTGCTCTGTCAGGTAAAATAACTTGTCAAATGGACATTTCAGTGGCATGAATTAAATAAAAGATATATCCAAAAGTAACAGGTAGATGTAAGCCTCCTGTCCACCCCCCAAGacaagttttgtatttttccttaacTATTTTTATTCATTGAGGAATACAGTATGTTAAGAAGGTGAAAATACCTGATCTCttttcttaattcatcttctgctactttattttctccaggactaatttttgctttgaatcttctgtaattttgtgtttctgtacttttctgttgttgctgtattacttttttcaccttttctgctAAAACCTTCATAGAGAATTCAAGCggcacagttttctttttaacttccaCCAGCACATCAACACTTGGCATATAGTTCCTAGTATTCTTCACTTCAGGACATTTATCTGCCTTGAAGTCATCTGCTTCACTTTTAaagcttctgcttttaaaacattttactcTTGAGGAAGAACTACTGGCTTTTTGAGATGACTTATCTTGTTTAGTACAGTCATTCACTTGATTTAACTTATGTTCAGCACCCAAGACCTGAACATCGCATTCCAATGATTTCTCACTACATCTAACAGTTTTGGGATATTCATTTTGAAGTTGTTCTGAGCTACAGAATTCTTCTTCAGGAGGATTAATTACACTTTCACTATTGACGCagctcccagcttctggtgtACTACATCCAGCATCTGACTCAGAAGTGCTACAGAATCCAGAATCTACATTATcttctaattttctcaaatATCTGCTTGGAGTTGACATCTTTGAGTCCATCTTACGACAATGCTCAGACTCCTTAGTCAAGGCAGCCTTTTGAGTCTTTGCAGTACTCAAAGTGGTATCAAGTGACATTTGTCTaagggagctgtgctgctgttttactgttttaggGCTTCGAAAATTACTCTCTGTCGTTTGATGGAGAGAGAATGACTCCCTTAATCTGGCAAGAGtcattattctttttccttcaccaCTTGGATTTTTAGTCTCACAGTCAGGCAGCATTTCTACCTGaggcttttctgtctcttcaggAAAAGTCTTCTTCAAGTTGcctaataaaaccagaataaagaATATTTCAAGATTCTAAATTCGTTGGAAACATTAATTAAATGATGTGCTTTAGTTAGGGGAATGAAGAGAGAGGTAGAAAAACAGCAAACTCCTCAAAGGAGCCCTTAAGCCTCAGACAATGACTGAATATGGGGCTGAAATGCATTAATATTCAACAGAGAAGCAGTTACATCTTTAAGAAACTTAATGGTACTCGTGTGAATGAATTTCtaatctgtttttaaactgaactGCAATCAGTATGTTTATATTATCAAAAGAGTTTAATGACTGAGTGACAAGGAAAAGTGAATTGCTCTTACACTTTAATGGTCACTATAAAAGTCCTTTGGCAAGGTGTTAAGGAACTGGCACAATAGATACTTGCAGTATATGTGATATGTAGATAATTAGAGGACTTCAACCTCACAAATTGTCAGTCCAACATGTATTTTactaaagattaattttaaataacagtaaGAATCAGGCTGCAACTGATTCTATAtgtcagtaaaaaaagaaattgaaagaaatgAGGAGGATGAGGTGGTGTTAACAtagaaaagcagttttgaaaGATTATACAGTCACAAGAGAATCAGCAATTTCTGTAGTTATCATAAAAGAATCAAAGTTCAAAATCCAATAAACTCGTACTCAAATTTCAGATTTATGAGACCTTAATCATTCTTTCTCAAGGACATTTAAATAAAGGGAACACAGATCTCTTCCAATATCTTGAGAGAAATCTTTTTCAAGCATTATAAactaattttctgttattttttctccataaaGTTGACTGTAAATCACATTCTGCTGGCATGCGTAATTTCCACACCAATCACTTAATAACTTAAGTCCTTCCTTTATTATTTGCTGTCGATAACAATCTTTCAATGTAAGCAATACACGAATAATCTGTCCTGAAAGGTGTATCAATTAACagccagactttttttttttcatttcttctttgggtttttaaaaacacattattcCATTTTCCAATTCTCTACCATATATCATACACAAAACTTTCACATTTGTGTCCTACCTGCAATGTCCAGAAGTTTCTGATTGACATTCAGTTTGTTAACATCACTACCAAACAGCTCCATCagagaagtttttaaaattgctaataaaagcttttcctccTGAAGCAAAATTTGCCTTTTGTCTGGAGTAACATTGATGTCAACACactctaaagaaaaaagaaaagcaaccgcattataagtaaaaaaatttaaaaagtccACCTTTGGATCAAAGTTTTCTGCCCTTTCAccctccatttttatttcacagcattAAAACCAAAGGCACAGTTAACATTCACAGTATGTCTGCAAATTAAACTTCTAACTTTCTCAACATTccagcaaacaaaacagaagctaATTCTGTGCAGTAACATGATACAAGTTTTCCTGTATTTAACTTAACCACAAGAttgcttttttctcattacttgaGGTAAGAAGTTACTTTTGAGTAtagaaagagggggaaaaaagtggaaCCAGAGCTCGACCCCCCTCACTAGCTGTAGATCAAAAAGTTGCCACAGTGCAGGAACTCATACAGATAAAAGTTACCATATTCTctaaacaaatacaatttattctTCAATTAAGTCACAGCCTTCACTGAAGTTACTGAAAATTATTCATAACTTACCAGAATCTACACaaatgttaaggacaacaaaTGGATATTGGTGTTTATTGTATAAGTGATACACTTCATTCACAAGCTTGACAACCTGCAGAGAAGGtgaaaaaacaataaatgtCAGTACTATTATCTTCTATTTCCCAACAGTATGTGTTATTTATCCCCCTTCAAAACAATTAATGTACTAAATCATATTTTGTATGATTGAGCTTTTGTTCACACAGATAGACACAAGACAAAAACTTGAGTCACAGGAACCTGTAGCATCAAGCCACAAATATACATACCAGCTACTAAAACAGTGGTTTTCAGAGAATATGGAACAAGTTAGCACTGGTgatgttagaaaaataaaaacctcacCTTTGCTGGATCACACGGACGTTGGTTGATAAAGAAATACTGTCTGTCTGTTGTACTCCTCCCGACACCATGATCACAACGAGAAATGAAGCCTGTAATACTGTTGAATAGTAAAAATATAACAGTAATGTAAAATGGAggagcaaagcaaaagaaatttttctgaCTCTGAGCATATTTaatggaaaagtattttataagGGGCTAAAAGAAATACTACTATCCAGCATCAgtaaatatacatatgtatttctTCTCCCAATTCCTTATCTGACAAAGGCTAGATGTTCAGCTCCAAAAAGGCATCAGATAATTGAAAAGGTAGCTTGCTCTGATTTCAGAAGAAGTGGCATTTGTAACTTTTCTGCTGTGAGAGCAGAAGAATAGAGGTCTGTCATTGGTCAGATACTGATGCATCTATTTGCTGATCTCATGTATAGTGAGAGataaaaaaagtacattttaggAAAGTAAAGGGCAATTTACTTACACAAACTGATTCACATTCATCTCATAACATTTCTCAGTAACGCTACTGAAGAAATACGGGTATAACCAACAGATACAATTCATCCATCCAATTACTCAGAGCACTGACAAAGGTGACATTCAGCAGAAGATGACAGTAATATATAACTAGGACACAAGGAATAGCAGTTTTGCTTGTCCCACTCATCTGACTAGCAACATCTTAGtcctgaattaactttttaaatgaagtgaTAGTATACAGTTTGGGAAAAACCAACATCTACTATGCTGttcttagttatttttaatactattaACCaccgtggggtttttttctggtgttatGGTAAAATGCCACTGCCAACACTGATTTGTACTTTTCTAATTACCTATAAAGATTTTGTGGCATGTCAGTAGCGTTGAGTCCATATTCTTCACAAACAGCTTCGTTAGGAGGTAGCTGAACAAAAGGAATGAGGCTTTGcaacttaaaaggaaaaaaaaaaaggaagtgaaacATTAAACACGTatagattttttccttctattttattgttgtttattAGCCTTACCATCTACCTTATaaaatggtgggttttttcaagTTGGCTGACCAAGTCAAATACTTAAAATACCCAAACCTACTAGAAGACAGTAGCACTGCTtactgagaaacagaagcaatACCTTAACAAATGGCTGTGCTCATCCTTTGGTATCACTACTTTTGCCTTAGTTATTTCACAAACCCTTACTTTAAAATGTACATAGACAGAACAACGAAATGATTGACACAGTTTGGACTCTCCAGCTACATAGATATGACCTAATCAAGTTTTATgcaaaaacaaaaggcaaaaagaataatagaagtttcttttgaaagaacaaTACAACTATTAGAAAAGATATGTTATTTGAATCACAAGCTGCCTAAGTACAGATGTTTACCACAAACATTTTCCCAGTCATGCCACTACTATTCTTCTGTCATTTGAGCATCTTCTACTGACGTTACATTTAAGTATTTGATATTATATAAGCAGGGTATAAGCTAACCATCTATTCAGGTTACACTGAATTTTCAGCTATGCTTGTTGCTATGTGACACGACAAAGTTACATCTTTCACCTAGTCTTTCAGCCACAGCATGAACAGGCTTTGAAATCAAGGGCACTCTGAAGGGAGGAAGTGCTTAGCAACAACCTGCAGCTATCAACCACGCAATATTCCTGGTGGTTGTAATATACGGTTGTAGGAAGGATGtttttatgctttcttctttcatctttgctttcttctagaGAATAACAATTACTTTTACAGCTATTATTTAGAAAGCGTCACAGTTCACACCTCTACAGGGACTGACTGCAATCCTATTTAAATAGGTTAACCAGAACACTAATGAAACTTACTTTCACAGAAAGAGGTTGCAAAAGCTAGAAACACCTCAATTTTCTGTTCCCCCATTAAGACTTCACATCACATTTTTAGGACTTTTTAAATTGCTTGTTCTTGTGACATACAGACCTTGGTGTCcatactgtttttcaaaagcacaaacCTTCAGAGGCTTGCTGGCACAACAGCTCATAAAACTGGCTTCAGAGAGGTATTAAGCAGTAACCCTATCTCCTAAATAATTTCTCTTACATCAAAACATCTCCAAGTAGATTTAGAAACTTCAAGGGAATCTGTGGAGGCTTCaaagtttctccttttttcaacCTGTAGGGTGTGCTAGAAGTCAACACATGCTCCATACTCTTACGATTTTTAAAGGTTTCCTACATCCCCTCTATTTGTTAGATATTAAAAATCTCTCTAATAATACAGCTATATTATCTCTCTTTTCAATAATAAAAGTAATACCTGTTTTTGCCCAAATACTGCTCCAATGTTTTCCCTCAAACTGGGGCTTCCAGTAGTGGATACCacagagctttttttcccttggccAACTTGATTAGTGCAGTTAATTCGCACTCCTTTTGAAACAATACAGTATGCCTGCAATAGCTGGACCATTTTTGCATATtcctattaaagaaaaaaagaaagttcacatttatatgaaatgtctctttttaaaacaaaaatgtataaaCAAAACATTCACTATTTGCAGGTAACACAAAAAGGGGGTAAGGGAAGTGAGTTTACTATTTTCTTAAATCTTCACAAgctaaacttaaaaaaaatgtgaaaaatagcGCTTTAAAAACAACCAGCATGTTTACAGGATTGATATTTAGCCGTAACACAGCAGTCCCAGATTTTCAAATATACAAAAGTGATCATGATATTGattcttttcaaaatctgaaaatttgaGAATGTACCTCTAAAACCAATCACTGCAAgacagaagaagaaaccacacaggaAGACTGTTTCCTTGTTTGATGAAGATATAAGACAGGCATGAAATAGTCTGACATAATCGACATATTCTCCAGAGAACTGAATATCATTCAGCAGTGAATAAATTCTGGGGTATGACACTCCTTTGAATTAGTATTTTCTGATCTAACCTacctttttaatgtttctttgaaaTTCCTTATGCCGCACTGGCAAAGtataaaataactgctgtatGTTTACGGTCGTTCCTTGTTGTCGTGGAAAAGGCGTTTTCTGAGTAATTTTACCATTGTGATCGAATACCAAACGAGTCCCAACCTTTGCAGACTTATGACAGGTAAAAATGGTAACATCACTAATGGAGGAGAAGAGGCAACAGAATTACTCACTGAGCACTGTATTTTCTTATCCATTCCTCACAACCCAATCAGGCATAGAAACTATTCACGTAATTAAAACTAACTCTTCAccacacacaacaaaaaatataCCTGAAGAGTAGCTGTGCTAGTTCAAATTTATACTTTGTCTGGGAGGagtttaaatacagttttattgaGTTACAGCCTAGCAAACACAGCACTTAGATATTACAGTGCTTTAAATCAGAGAATCAAACACACAAGTACACAGTTCCGTCCTGCAAAGATCTGCATACTTAAGTAACACTAAGTTTTGTACATAAAAGGACTGATCAGGTGCTTAGAATTATAGAATAATTTTG
This region includes:
- the PMS2 gene encoding mismatch repair endonuclease PMS2 isoform X3 encodes the protein MEAAAPPPPCLQPAKAIKPIDRKSVHRICSGQVVLNLGTAVKELVENSLDAGATSIDIKLKDHGAELIEVSDNGGGVEEENFEGLTLKHYTSKIQDFSDLTHVETFGFRGEALSSLCALSDVTIFTCHKSAKVGTRLVFDHNGKITQKTPFPRQQGTTVNIQQLFYTLPVRHKEFQRNIKKEYAKMVQLLQAYCIVSKGVRINCTNQVGQGKKSSVVSTTGSPSLRENIGAVFGQKQLQSLIPFVQLPPNEAVCEEYGLNATDMPQNLYSITGFISRCDHGVGRSTTDRQYFFINQRPCDPAKVVKLVNEVYHLYNKHQYPFVVLNICVDSECVDINVTPDKRQILLQEEKLLLAILKTSLMELFGSDVNKLNVNQKLLDIAGNLKKTFPEETEKPQVEMLPDCETKNPSGEGKRIMTLARLRESFSLHQTTESNFRSPKTVKQQHSSLRQMSLDTTLSTAKTQKAALTKESEHCRKMDSKMSTPSRYLRKLEDNVDSGFCSTSESDAGCSTPEAGSCVNSESVINPPEEEFCSSEQLQNEYPKTVRCSEKSLECDVQVLGAEHKLNQVNDCTKQDKSSQKASSSSSRVKCFKSRSFKSEADDFKADKCPEVKNTRNYMPSVDVLVEVKKKTVPLEFSMKVLAEKVKKVIQQQQKSTETQNYRRFKAKISPGENKVAEDELRKEISKEMFAKMEIIGQFNLGFIIVKLNSDLFIIDQHATDEKYNFEMLQQHTVLQGQKLIVPQNLNLTAVNETVLIENLEIFRKNGFDFVINENAPVTQRVKLISLPTSKNWTFGPQDIDELIFMLSDCPGVMCRPSRVRQMFASRACRKSVMIGTALNVQEMRKLVTHMGEIEHPWNCPHGRPTMRHIVSLDLISPE